The Actinomadura sp. WMMB 499 genome includes a window with the following:
- a CDS encoding VWA domain-containing protein — protein MTSPDLERWRLILGAPADPATGGLSGDAAARDAALDWLYGRDPDLAERGVRRGGGNGGDPARDGDRTGGDGPSQLTTVDWLDEVHRLFPKETIERIERDAVERYEIHDVVTDPAVLERIEPDRTLLKAVLRTKHLMNDEVLALARRIVEQVVRELMDKLATEVRRTFHGTRSRRPSRIKHSRNFDFHRTIRANLAHYRPDERRLYIEEPKFLSRTRKHVEQWQLVLLVDQSGSMAGSVIHSAVTAACLWGLPGLRTHLVAFDTSVVDLTDDVTDPVELLMKVQLGGGTDIARAFGYGAGLIDNPRRSIIALVSDFYEGGDAHRLVRDVKKTCEQGTQVLGLAALDEDANPDYDRGLARRLANAGAHMGAMTPGELAEFVAERIGR, from the coding sequence ATGACATCCCCCGACCTGGAACGCTGGCGGCTGATCCTCGGCGCGCCCGCCGACCCCGCCACCGGCGGCCTGTCCGGCGACGCCGCCGCCCGGGACGCCGCCCTCGACTGGCTGTACGGGCGCGACCCCGACCTTGCCGAGCGCGGCGTCCGGCGCGGCGGCGGGAACGGCGGCGACCCGGCGCGCGACGGCGACCGCACCGGCGGTGACGGGCCGTCGCAGCTCACCACCGTCGACTGGCTCGACGAGGTGCACCGGCTGTTCCCGAAGGAGACGATCGAGCGGATCGAGCGCGACGCCGTCGAGCGGTACGAGATCCACGACGTCGTCACCGACCCGGCCGTCCTGGAGCGCATCGAGCCCGACCGGACGCTGCTGAAGGCGGTCCTGCGTACCAAGCACCTCATGAACGACGAGGTGCTCGCCCTCGCCCGCCGCATCGTCGAGCAGGTCGTGCGGGAGCTGATGGACAAGCTCGCTACCGAGGTGCGGCGGACGTTCCACGGCACCCGGTCGCGGCGGCCCAGCCGCATCAAGCACTCCCGCAACTTCGACTTCCATCGCACGATCCGCGCGAACCTCGCCCACTACCGTCCCGACGAGCGGCGCCTCTACATCGAGGAGCCGAAGTTCCTGTCCCGCACCCGCAAGCATGTCGAGCAGTGGCAGCTGGTCCTGCTGGTCGACCAGTCGGGCTCGATGGCGGGGTCGGTCATCCACTCGGCCGTCACCGCCGCCTGCCTGTGGGGGCTGCCCGGCCTCAGGACGCACCTGGTCGCGTTCGACACCTCCGTCGTCGACCTCACCGACGACGTCACCGACCCCGTGGAACTCCTCATGAAGGTGCAGCTCGGCGGCGGCACCGACATCGCCCGCGCCTTCGGCTACGGCGCCGGCCTGATCGACAACCCGCGCCGCTCGATCATCGCGCTCGTCTCCGACTTCTACGAGGGCGGCGACGCGCACCGGCTCGTCCGGGACGTGAAGAAGACCTGCGAGCAGGGCACGCAGGTGCTGGGGCTCGCCGCGCTCGACGAGGACGCCAACCCCGACTACGACCGGGGCCTCGCCCGCCGCCTGGCGAACGCGGGCGCGCACATGGGCGCGATGACGCCCGGGGAGCTCGCCGAGTTCGTCGCCGAAAGGATCGGCCGATGA
- a CDS encoding DUF5682 family protein, producing MAVTFVGVRHHSPACARLVRTTIERLRPAHVLVEGPVDFTGRLDELLLGHEPPVAIFSYHRDGEHVGRCWTPFCGYSPEWIALHAGRAAGADVRFIDLPAWHPALADRDNRYADAEKRYTEATGRLLREFAVDNTDILWDHLFEIGDGNGDDDADALAERLGAYFDLIRGEADTGESDTAREAYMARWIRAAEAAADGRPVVVVTGGFHTPALRALAAAPGPDGDPADGGWPEVPAPPDGAEGGSFLVPYSFRRLDAFTGYQSGMPSPEYYERLWTDGPDGAAAALIESVVTRLRERRQAVSTADLIAARTLTEGLTRLRGHHAPARTDLLDGLVAALVADDLDQRLPWTSRGPLGPGAHPAVVEMVAALGGDRVGRLHPDTPAPPLVHHVAAELERLGLGKAGPLTVKLTQPRGLERSRALHRLRVLRIPGFVRESGPDSGADQVLEERWRIEAADARGEREAALIEAGAYGPTLADAAAAVLDERGARAGADVAGLAAVLFDAALCGCADQSDRVAASLAAGIGAASDVPALGAALEVVLGLWRHDRVLGTAGSPMFGSVITECTDRLLWLLEGIRGGPAPADFGRLRAVAAVRDALLHASAPPAEGGLGLDADAARGVAGRLAAAPDVPPDLRGAAFGLARVLGDAADAARAVRGAAAPGTLGDWLAGLFALARQEVLDTGGGLLGVLDELVDGLTEHDFLIALPALRQAFEYFPPRERETIARGLLDRRGLHGTARTLLRPAPVDPLLVAAARELEERVGRALTAAGLADGPGEGSGEGSSA from the coding sequence ATGGCGGTCACGTTCGTCGGGGTCCGGCACCACAGCCCCGCCTGCGCCCGGCTCGTCCGCACGACGATCGAGCGGCTCCGGCCCGCGCACGTCCTGGTCGAGGGGCCCGTCGACTTCACCGGACGGCTGGACGAGCTGCTGCTCGGCCACGAACCGCCCGTCGCGATCTTCAGCTACCACCGGGACGGCGAGCACGTCGGCCGCTGCTGGACGCCGTTCTGCGGCTACTCGCCGGAGTGGATCGCGCTGCACGCGGGCCGCGCGGCCGGCGCCGACGTCCGCTTCATCGACCTGCCCGCCTGGCATCCCGCGCTCGCCGACCGCGACAACCGGTACGCCGACGCCGAGAAGAGGTACACCGAGGCCACCGGACGGCTGCTCCGCGAGTTCGCCGTCGACAACACCGACATCCTCTGGGACCACCTGTTCGAGATCGGCGACGGGAACGGGGACGACGACGCCGACGCGCTCGCCGAACGGCTCGGCGCGTACTTCGACCTGATCCGGGGCGAGGCCGACACCGGGGAGTCCGACACCGCCCGCGAGGCGTACATGGCCCGGTGGATCCGTGCCGCCGAGGCCGCCGCGGACGGCCGCCCGGTCGTCGTCGTGACCGGCGGGTTCCACACCCCGGCCCTGCGCGCCCTCGCCGCGGCCCCCGGACCGGACGGCGACCCGGCGGACGGCGGCTGGCCGGAGGTCCCGGCACCGCCGGACGGGGCGGAGGGCGGGAGCTTCCTCGTCCCCTACTCCTTCCGGCGGCTCGACGCGTTCACCGGTTACCAGTCGGGGATGCCGTCCCCCGAGTACTACGAGCGCCTCTGGACGGACGGCCCGGACGGCGCGGCCGCCGCGCTCATCGAGAGCGTCGTCACGCGGCTGCGGGAGCGCCGGCAGGCGGTGTCGACCGCCGACCTGATCGCCGCCCGCACCCTCACCGAGGGCCTCACCCGGCTGCGCGGCCACCACGCGCCCGCCCGCACCGACCTGCTGGACGGCCTGGTCGCCGCGCTCGTCGCCGACGACCTCGACCAGCGGCTCCCGTGGACGTCCCGCGGCCCGCTCGGCCCCGGCGCGCACCCGGCCGTCGTGGAGATGGTCGCCGCGCTCGGCGGCGACCGCGTCGGGCGGCTGCACCCCGACACGCCCGCACCGCCGCTCGTCCACCACGTCGCGGCGGAGCTGGAGCGGCTCGGCCTCGGCAAGGCGGGGCCGCTCACCGTCAAGCTCACGCAGCCGCGCGGGCTGGAGCGCAGCCGCGCCCTGCACCGGCTGCGCGTCCTGCGGATCCCCGGCTTCGTCCGCGAGTCGGGGCCCGACAGCGGCGCCGACCAGGTGCTCGAGGAACGCTGGCGGATCGAGGCGGCCGACGCGCGCGGCGAGCGCGAGGCCGCGCTGATCGAGGCGGGCGCGTACGGGCCGACGCTCGCCGACGCGGCCGCCGCCGTCCTGGACGAGCGCGGCGCCCGCGCGGGCGCCGACGTGGCGGGACTGGCGGCGGTGCTGTTCGACGCGGCGCTGTGCGGCTGCGCCGACCAGTCCGACCGCGTCGCCGCGTCCCTCGCCGCCGGGATCGGCGCCGCGTCCGACGTGCCCGCGCTCGGCGCCGCGCTCGAGGTGGTCCTCGGGCTGTGGCGGCACGACCGGGTGCTCGGCACCGCCGGGAGCCCCATGTTCGGCTCGGTGATCACCGAGTGCACGGACCGGCTGCTGTGGCTGCTCGAGGGGATCCGCGGCGGCCCGGCGCCCGCCGACTTCGGCCGGCTGCGCGCCGTCGCCGCGGTCCGGGACGCGCTCCTGCACGCGTCCGCGCCGCCCGCCGAGGGCGGGCTCGGCCTGGACGCGGACGCGGCGCGCGGCGTCGCCGGGCGGCTCGCCGCCGCCCCGGACGTCCCGCCCGACCTGCGCGGCGCCGCGTTCGGACTCGCCCGCGTCCTCGGCGACGCCGCCGACGCGGCCCGCGCCGTCCGGGGCGCCGCGGCCCCCGGCACCCTCGGGGACTGGCTCGCCGGGCTGTTCGCGCTCGCCCGCCAGGAGGTCCTGGACACCGGCGGCGGCCTCCTCGGCGTGCTGGACGAACTCGTCGACGGGCTGACCGAGCACGACTTCCTCATCGCGCTGCCCGCGCTGCGGCAGGCGTTCGAGTACTTCCCGCCCCGCGAGCGGGAGACGATCGCGCGGGGGCTGCTGGACCGCCGCGGCCTGCACGGCACCGCCCGCACCCTGCTGCGGCCCGCCCCGGTCGACCCGCTGCTGGTCGCCGCGGCCCGCGAGCTGGAGGAGCGCGTGGGCCGGGCCCTCACCGCCGCGGGCCTCGCCGACGGCCCCGGAGAAGGCTCCGGAGAAGGATCGAGCGCATGA
- a CDS encoding AAA family ATPase: MTQDTHELQRPPAEVRYAAELEKLAQDDTGPKPPGWALSLTAARRFIVGDDALGVTRKFVGDTALIDRALVTLATSRGLMLVGEPGTAKSLLSELIAAAVSGTSTLTIQGGAATTEDQIKYSWNYALLVSEGPSTRSLVPAPLLTGMSEGRVVRFEEITRCPLEVQDSLLSPLSDRVMAIPELAGPESMVFARDGFNVIATANTRDRGVNEMSAALKRRFNFETVFPIADFAVELDLVEAEATRLLERSGVEAAPRRDVLEVLVTTFRELRAGTTEEGRSLDKPQAVMSTAEAVSVAHAVGVRGWFLRGEPGGAADIVECLAGTAAKDSADDLTRLRRYLEQQAPRRKGEQWKALHAARHLLPG; encoded by the coding sequence ATGACACAGGACACCCACGAGCTGCAGCGGCCGCCCGCCGAGGTCCGGTACGCCGCCGAGCTGGAGAAGCTCGCCCAGGACGACACCGGGCCCAAGCCCCCCGGGTGGGCGCTGAGCCTGACGGCCGCGCGCCGGTTCATCGTGGGCGACGACGCGCTCGGCGTCACCCGCAAGTTCGTCGGCGACACCGCGCTGATCGACCGGGCGCTGGTGACGCTGGCGACGAGCCGCGGGCTGATGCTGGTCGGCGAGCCCGGCACCGCGAAGTCGCTGCTGTCGGAGCTGATCGCGGCGGCGGTGAGCGGCACGTCCACGCTGACCATCCAGGGCGGCGCCGCCACCACCGAAGACCAGATCAAGTACTCGTGGAACTACGCGCTGCTGGTGTCGGAGGGCCCCTCCACCCGGTCGCTCGTGCCCGCGCCGCTGCTCACCGGGATGTCCGAGGGCCGGGTCGTGCGGTTCGAGGAGATCACCCGCTGCCCCCTCGAAGTGCAGGACTCGCTGCTGTCCCCGCTGTCGGACCGGGTCATGGCGATCCCGGAACTCGCCGGGCCGGAGTCGATGGTGTTCGCCCGCGACGGCTTCAACGTCATCGCCACCGCCAACACCCGCGACCGGGGCGTCAACGAGATGAGCGCCGCGCTCAAGCGGCGGTTCAACTTCGAGACGGTGTTCCCGATCGCCGACTTCGCCGTCGAGCTCGACCTCGTCGAGGCGGAGGCGACGCGGCTGCTGGAGCGCAGCGGCGTCGAGGCCGCACCGCGCCGGGACGTCCTGGAGGTGCTCGTCACGACGTTCCGCGAGCTGCGCGCCGGGACCACCGAGGAGGGCCGGTCGCTGGACAAGCCGCAGGCGGTGATGAGCACCGCCGAGGCGGTGTCGGTCGCGCACGCCGTCGGGGTCCGCGGCTGGTTCCTGCGCGGCGAGCCGGGCGGCGCCGCCGACATCGTCGAGTGCCTCGCCGGGACCGCCGCCAAGGACAGCGCCGACGACCTCACCCGGCTGCGCCGCTACCTGGAGCAGCAGGCGCCCCGCCGCAAGGGCGAGCAGTGGAAGGCGCTGCACGCCGCCCGGCACCTGCTGCCCGGCTGA
- a CDS encoding DUF4132 domain-containing protein, producing the protein MTDRVPHSTDENLLTLPETWRRALHPRRGGVPVPMAKPARTAPGRARALLDERAAAIASPAAGGYGDRALADAARRHLDGAPDPAGAAAVAAVVADRGGRAGTDRAHKAFFDAWVVEHGLAFAACALVELGRTGSDRETPGDRVGAVHLPGGARPRLDGALERRARGLLAAAGDGEYAEAVRRLEGHRPTLATRALVAYLVPTRRDWVDESFAEIATAAEAYNLRWLTMYSLSGPEHLANRLLRLRYGDAHAGLLATMLDGVGADVLPFLAAHAGDPGLSGEDHRNLCAAAALLPTDEAFASLLDRRDDEHARPALRAAMRRFPVRALRLLAAAGVGDLLDDHVRAHRETVGAALPGLPEGVRAVVEPVAAAHVRVPEAPPESVPGVLADPVWRHPVRPVMAGLEPPATHETVWRDGERAEWLATATPWIPVPRDPHWTRLAESCRRGHHSLEEAQLLLHGPEDLARSFLPDWTGYFGDDAREHMRVLVARHGRAVFDAATSLADHEPGRNGDVLLPFLDAGTAMRACGWAVRRGPVDAAGLAWLDRHGPAAAPFLVPAALGGKVRPRRAAEAGLRRIAARHGAGAVVDAAPPEARDALRTLLAAHPAQTGLAAVTEPGDWADPAFLPQVLMRDRDRALPATATRTLLELLTLPASGTVDAVRAVRDACAPESVAAFGRAIFERWLEAGAPAREIWALAQLAATGGDAAVRLLTPLVRAWGDGGGAARAAHGLDVFVALGSDPALAAIHDIALRTKSPALWKEARQRFDRAAAERGLSPERLADRLVPDFGLAADGTMTLDYGPRRFTVGFDEQLKPTVVDGSGTLRKSLPKPGAKDDPVLAPAAHDAFTTLKRDVRAVASDQRRRLQRAMVAGRRWELAEFRDFVAGHPLVRHLARRLVWTAHHPARHGEAAVAFRVAEDGTFADVHDDAFTVPGPATIGLPHPLHLGGAVDAWSELFADYEILQPFPQLGRPVIALTEGERRSVRLERFAGVRLSDADLAGLRRRGWYTDRFQAIERTLASGHRIEAETDSRGAEHVVRAVRLAAGAGTFGDLDPVALSETLTALAGPAA; encoded by the coding sequence ATGACCGACCGGGTCCCGCACTCGACGGACGAGAACCTCCTGACGCTCCCGGAGACGTGGCGCCGGGCGCTGCATCCGCGCCGCGGCGGCGTGCCGGTCCCGATGGCGAAACCGGCCCGCACGGCGCCGGGACGGGCCAGAGCGCTCCTGGACGAGCGCGCCGCCGCGATCGCGTCGCCGGCGGCGGGCGGGTACGGGGACCGCGCCCTCGCGGACGCGGCACGGCGGCACCTGGACGGGGCGCCGGACCCGGCGGGGGCGGCGGCGGTCGCCGCCGTCGTCGCGGACCGCGGCGGCAGGGCGGGGACGGACCGTGCGCACAAGGCGTTCTTCGACGCGTGGGTCGTCGAGCACGGGCTCGCGTTCGCCGCCTGCGCGCTGGTCGAACTCGGCCGCACCGGGTCCGACCGGGAGACGCCCGGGGACCGCGTCGGGGCCGTTCACCTCCCGGGCGGCGCCCGCCCCCGCCTCGACGGAGCGCTCGAGCGGCGGGCCCGGGGGCTGCTGGCGGCGGCCGGCGACGGCGAGTACGCGGAAGCCGTGCGCCGCCTGGAAGGGCACCGCCCGACCCTGGCGACGCGGGCGCTGGTGGCGTACCTGGTGCCCACCCGGCGCGACTGGGTGGACGAGTCGTTCGCGGAGATCGCGACCGCCGCCGAGGCGTACAACCTCAGGTGGCTGACGATGTACTCGCTCAGCGGTCCCGAGCATCTCGCCAACCGGCTCCTCCGCCTCCGCTACGGCGACGCCCACGCGGGCCTGCTCGCCACGATGCTCGACGGCGTCGGCGCGGACGTCCTGCCGTTCCTCGCCGCCCACGCCGGCGATCCCGGCCTGAGCGGGGAGGACCACCGCAACCTGTGCGCCGCGGCCGCCCTGCTGCCCACCGACGAGGCGTTCGCGTCGCTGCTGGACCGGCGGGACGACGAGCACGCCCGGCCCGCTCTCCGCGCCGCGATGCGCCGGTTCCCGGTGCGGGCGCTGCGGCTGCTCGCGGCGGCGGGCGTCGGCGACCTGCTGGACGATCACGTCCGCGCGCACCGCGAGACGGTCGGGGCCGCGCTGCCCGGGCTGCCGGAAGGGGTGCGCGCCGTCGTGGAGCCGGTCGCCGCGGCGCACGTCCGGGTGCCGGAGGCGCCGCCCGAGTCCGTCCCGGGGGTGCTGGCCGACCCCGTCTGGCGGCACCCGGTCAGGCCCGTCATGGCGGGGCTGGAACCGCCCGCGACCCACGAGACGGTGTGGCGGGACGGCGAGCGTGCGGAGTGGCTCGCCACCGCGACGCCGTGGATCCCGGTCCCGCGCGACCCGCACTGGACGCGGCTCGCCGAATCGTGCCGCCGCGGCCACCACTCGCTGGAGGAGGCCCAGTTGCTGCTCCACGGACCGGAGGATCTCGCCCGGTCGTTCCTGCCGGACTGGACCGGCTATTTCGGCGACGACGCCCGCGAGCACATGCGGGTCCTCGTCGCCCGCCACGGCCGCGCGGTGTTCGACGCCGCGACCTCGCTCGCCGACCACGAGCCCGGCCGGAACGGCGACGTGCTGCTGCCCTTCCTGGACGCCGGAACGGCGATGCGCGCGTGCGGCTGGGCCGTCCGGCGCGGACCCGTCGACGCGGCGGGCCTGGCGTGGCTCGACCGGCACGGCCCGGCCGCGGCGCCGTTCCTCGTCCCGGCGGCGCTCGGCGGGAAGGTCAGGCCGCGCCGGGCCGCCGAGGCCGGGCTGCGGCGCATCGCCGCGCGGCACGGTGCCGGCGCGGTCGTGGACGCCGCCCCGCCGGAGGCACGGGACGCGCTCCGGACGCTGCTGGCCGCGCACCCGGCGCAGACCGGGCTCGCCGCGGTCACCGAACCCGGCGACTGGGCGGACCCGGCCTTCCTCCCGCAGGTGCTCATGCGCGACCGCGATCGCGCCCTCCCCGCGACGGCGACGCGCACGCTCCTCGAACTGCTCACGCTGCCCGCGTCCGGCACCGTCGACGCGGTCCGCGCCGTGCGGGACGCCTGCGCCCCCGAGTCCGTCGCCGCGTTCGGCCGCGCGATCTTCGAGCGGTGGCTGGAGGCGGGTGCCCCGGCGCGGGAGATCTGGGCGCTCGCGCAGCTCGCCGCGACCGGTGGCGACGCGGCCGTGCGCCTGCTCACGCCGCTCGTCCGCGCCTGGGGGGACGGCGGTGGCGCCGCCCGCGCGGCCCACGGCCTCGACGTGTTCGTCGCGCTCGGTTCGGACCCGGCCCTTGCCGCGATCCATGACATCGCGCTCCGGACGAAGTCGCCCGCGCTGTGGAAGGAGGCGCGGCAGCGGTTCGACCGCGCCGCGGCCGAGCGCGGGCTGTCGCCCGAGCGGCTCGCGGACCGGCTCGTCCCCGACTTCGGCCTGGCCGCCGACGGGACCATGACGCTCGACTACGGGCCGCGCCGGTTCACCGTCGGGTTCGACGAGCAGCTCAAGCCCACCGTCGTCGACGGCTCCGGCACGCTCCGCAAGAGCCTGCCGAAGCCGGGCGCCAAGGACGACCCCGTCCTCGCGCCCGCCGCCCACGACGCCTTCACGACCCTGAAACGGGACGTCCGCGCGGTCGCGTCCGACCAGCGCCGCCGGCTGCAGCGGGCGATGGTGGCGGGACGGCGCTGGGAGCTCGCCGAGTTCCGCGACTTCGTCGCCGGCCACCCGCTGGTCCGGCACCTCGCGCGCCGACTGGTCTGGACGGCCCACCACCCAGCCCGCCACGGCGAGGCGGCGGTGGCGTTCCGGGTGGCCGAGGACGGCACGTTCGCCGACGTGCACGACGACGCCTTCACCGTCCCCGGCCCGGCGACGATCGGGCTCCCGCATCCGCTGCACCTGGGCGGCGCCGTGGACGCGTGGTCGGAGCTGTTCGCCGACTACGAGATCCTGCAGCCGTTCCCGCAGCTCGGCCGCCCCGTCATCGCGCTGACCGAGGGGGAACGGCGGAGCGTCCGGCTGGAGCGGTTCGCGGGCGTCCGGCTGTCGGACGCCGACCTGGCGGGGCTGCGGCGGCGCGGCTGGTACACCGACCGTTTCCAGGCCATCGAGCGGACGCTCGCGAGCGGCCACCGCATCGAGGCCGAGACCGATTCCCGGGGCGCCGAGCACGTCGTCCGGGCGGTCCGGCTGGCAGCCGGCGCCGGCACGTTCGGCGACCTCGACCCGGTCGCGCTGTCGGAGACCCTGACCGCGCTGGCCGGCCCGGCGGCGTGA
- a CDS encoding DUF4132 domain-containing protein, translated as MTPDEDVLTIPAAWVRVLHPRRGGTRVPPPRGNRAAEVPALLAKAGDRAARPALERTPDGELRDAVRRHLDGAPDPAGAAVVAHATVRGTTERVGGIGPPVDLVPRFVDHWRAEHGIGFAACALVELSLLRIVRAGLRRDPGDEGFGLVAPETARYVRRLLVAAPERDHDAALHRLADLRTDPKSRRLVSYLVPARQDWVDECLGEDGDDGRVPWWPLLYSLGNAPQLERLPPSALPAVPAEALLATLLDGLGAALLEPLLARLDACRAPDRRASLLEAVAALPTDEAFRALVERAGDGRVRSTLPAVAARFPVRAVRVLAADGGEHARDLLRRHLAAHPRLAPELPDELRPPAPASGAIPDADPADLPEPLCGLPWDRPVRPVVRGLAPPGTSEIVWRDGERARWAAAADDLEPWEGEPNWDELVDVLRAGGDPVLEGRVAVHGPDERVRPLLAAWEGPPAWLDDAWTRAIVARFELDAYPAVRRAAKRSSWAHAGLLLPFLDSAVAELMCGWLTRGKRAAPAAREWGDRHGLAAVPFLAPPALGKPGAARRNAEAMLRRIAARHGGDAVAAAVPAAAEELRTVLAAHPAATRLHRRPDLPVWADPDALPRVLLRGRERALPPVSMRALAETFALPGTPGADTVREACDPASLAAFGLAVFEGWRAAGMPAAGRWALAQLGRTGDDSTVAVLDPLIRKWTGRTRLPDAEEALGALARIGTDTALRAVHDLAVRWRTVGVRTAAAEAFGRAAAARGLPADVLGDRLVPDLGLGHGGATTVDYGRRRFTVAFDGEFRPLVTDGDGRLRKALPKPGRTDDPDRAPAAYKAFTDLRRDIENAVSLQTLRLERAMTDGRRWTPAQFRDHAVRDPLVRRIARRLVWIAHEEGAMAAFRIAEDGSLADAADEAFDPSGRARIGVAHPVLLGADLKAWAEVFADYEILQPFPQLGHPAFPLDGLERDACVLDRFAGAGTTEPEVQKLAARGWSRDRDPATGKIERLGLRTPGDRHIIVDTEAGAGNDLVVRRVRAVTGGGDGRLRGARPARFGELDPVAVSEALADLTALAGAGR; from the coding sequence TTGACCCCCGACGAAGACGTCCTGACGATCCCCGCCGCCTGGGTGCGGGTGCTGCACCCGCGGCGCGGCGGCACGCGCGTCCCGCCGCCGCGCGGGAACCGCGCGGCCGAGGTGCCCGCGCTGCTCGCGAAAGCGGGCGACCGCGCCGCCCGCCCGGCGCTCGAGCGCACGCCGGACGGCGAACTGCGCGACGCCGTCCGGCGGCATCTGGACGGCGCTCCGGACCCGGCCGGGGCCGCCGTGGTCGCGCACGCGACCGTCCGCGGCACCACCGAACGCGTGGGCGGGATCGGCCCGCCCGTGGACCTGGTCCCGCGGTTCGTCGACCACTGGCGTGCCGAGCACGGGATCGGGTTCGCCGCCTGCGCGCTCGTCGAGCTGAGCCTGCTCAGGATCGTCCGGGCGGGGCTGCGGCGGGATCCGGGCGACGAGGGCTTCGGGCTGGTCGCGCCGGAAACCGCCCGGTACGTCCGGCGGCTCCTGGTGGCGGCGCCCGAGCGCGACCACGACGCGGCGTTGCACCGCCTCGCGGACCTGCGGACGGACCCGAAGAGCCGGCGGCTCGTGTCGTACCTGGTGCCCGCGCGCCAGGACTGGGTGGACGAGTGCCTGGGGGAGGACGGGGACGACGGGCGCGTCCCGTGGTGGCCCCTGTTGTACTCGCTGGGCAACGCGCCCCAGCTGGAGAGGCTCCCGCCGTCGGCGCTGCCCGCCGTGCCCGCCGAAGCCCTGCTGGCGACGCTGCTGGACGGTCTCGGCGCCGCCCTCCTGGAGCCGCTCCTCGCCCGGCTGGACGCGTGCCGGGCCCCCGACCGGCGGGCGTCGCTGCTGGAGGCCGTGGCCGCGCTGCCGACCGACGAGGCGTTCCGAGCGCTGGTGGAACGTGCCGGAGACGGGCGGGTGCGGTCGACGCTCCCGGCCGTCGCGGCGCGCTTCCCGGTGCGGGCGGTGCGGGTACTGGCGGCGGACGGCGGCGAGCACGCCCGCGACCTGCTCCGGCGGCACCTGGCGGCGCATCCGCGGCTCGCGCCGGAACTGCCGGACGAGCTGCGGCCGCCGGCGCCCGCGTCCGGCGCGATCCCCGACGCGGACCCGGCCGACCTGCCGGAGCCGCTGTGCGGGCTGCCGTGGGACCGGCCGGTGCGGCCGGTCGTGCGGGGCCTGGCGCCGCCCGGCACGAGCGAGATCGTCTGGCGGGACGGGGAACGGGCGCGGTGGGCGGCCGCGGCCGACGACCTGGAGCCGTGGGAGGGCGAGCCGAACTGGGACGAACTCGTGGACGTCCTGCGCGCGGGCGGCGACCCGGTGCTGGAGGGGCGCGTCGCCGTGCACGGACCGGACGAGCGGGTCCGCCCGCTCCTCGCCGCCTGGGAGGGGCCTCCGGCCTGGCTCGACGACGCGTGGACGAGGGCCATCGTCGCCCGGTTCGAACTGGACGCGTACCCGGCCGTGCGCCGTGCGGCCAAGCGGTCGTCGTGGGCGCATGCCGGCCTGCTCCTGCCGTTCCTGGACTCCGCGGTCGCGGAGCTCATGTGCGGTTGGCTCACCCGGGGCAAGCGGGCCGCGCCGGCCGCCCGGGAGTGGGGCGACCGGCACGGTCTCGCGGCCGTCCCGTTCCTGGCGCCGCCCGCGCTGGGCAAGCCGGGGGCGGCGCGCCGCAACGCCGAGGCGATGCTGCGCCGCATCGCCGCCCGGCACGGGGGGGACGCCGTCGCCGCCGCCGTCCCCGCGGCGGCGGAGGAGCTGCGGACGGTGCTCGCCGCGCACCCGGCGGCGACCCGCCTGCACCGCCGCCCGGACCTCCCCGTCTGGGCGGACCCGGACGCGCTGCCGCGCGTGCTGCTGCGCGGGCGGGAACGCGCGCTGCCGCCCGTCTCGATGCGGGCGCTCGCGGAGACGTTCGCCCTGCCGGGGACACCCGGTGCCGACACCGTCCGGGAAGCGTGCGACCCGGCGTCGCTCGCGGCGTTCGGCCTCGCGGTGTTCGAGGGCTGGCGCGCGGCGGGCATGCCCGCCGCGGGGCGCTGGGCGCTGGCGCAGCTCGGCCGCACCGGCGACGACTCGACCGTCGCCGTGCTGGACCCTCTGATCCGGAAGTGGACGGGCCGGACCCGGCTGCCCGACGCCGAAGAGGCGCTCGGCGCGCTCGCCCGCATCGGCACCGACACCGCGCTGCGCGCCGTGCACGACCTGGCCGTCCGGTGGCGGACGGTCGGCGTGCGGACGGCGGCGGCGGAGGCGTTCGGCCGGGCGGCCGCCGCGCGCGGCCTGCCCGCCGACGTGCTCGGCGACCGGCTCGTCCCCGACCTCGGCCTCGGCCACGGCGGCGCGACGACCGTCGACTACGGGCGGCGGCGCTTCACCGTCGCGTTCGACGGGGAGTTCCGGCCGCTCGTGACCGACGGCGACGGCAGGCTCCGCAAGGCACTGCCGAAACCGGGCAGGACGGACGACCCCGACCGGGCTCCGGCCGCGTACAAGGCGTTCACCGACCTGAGACGCGACATCGAGAACGCGGTGTCCCTGCAGACCCTCCGCCTGGAGCGGGCGATGACGGACGGGCGCCGCTGGACGCCCGCGCAGTTCCGCGACCACGCCGTCCGCGACCCGCTCGTCCGGCGGATCGCGCGCCGCCTGGTGTGGATCGCCCACGAGGAGGGCGCGATGGCCGCGTTCCGGATCGCCGAGGACGGCTCGCTCGCCGACGCGGCCGACGAGGCGTTCGACCCGTCCGGCCGGGCCCGGATCGGCGTCGCGCACCCGGTGCTGCTGGGCGCCGACCTCAAGGCGTGGGCCGAGGTGTTCGCCGACTACGAGATCCTGCAGCCGTTCCCCCAGCTCGGCCACCCGGCGTTCCCGCTCGACGGGCTCGAGCGCGACGCGTGCGTCCTGGACCGCTTCGCGGGCGCCGGGACGACCGAACCCGAGGTGCAGAAGCTCGCGGCCCGCGGATGGAGCCGGGACCGGGACCCGGCCACCGGCAAGATCGAGCGGCTCGGGCTACGGACGCCCGGCGACCGGCACATCATCGTGGACACCGAAGCGGGCGCCGGGAACGACCTCGTCGTCCGGCGGGTGCGGGCCGTCACCGGCGGCGGCGACGGGCGGCTCCGCGGCGCGCGCCCCGCACGGTTCGGCGAACTGGACCCGGTCGCCGTGTCCGAAGCGCTCGCCGACCTGACCGCGCTTGCGGGAGCCGGCCGATGA